The following coding sequences are from one Oncorhynchus clarkii lewisi isolate Uvic-CL-2024 chromosome 20, UVic_Ocla_1.0, whole genome shotgun sequence window:
- the LOC139377211 gene encoding dnaJ homolog subfamily B member 4-like, which translates to MGKDYYKILGIVKGAADEDIKKAYRKQALKWHPDKNKAANAEEKFKEIAEAYEVLSDPKKREIYDQYGEEGLKGGGGPGNGPDGQGSNFTSYTFHGDPHATFATFFGGANPFEMFFGRKANGRGPGGGDDEDMEVDGNDPFGSFTSFNLNGFPRDRHVGIGGQQRRKQDPAVHHELRVSLEEVFHGCTKRMKISRKRMNPDGRTMRTEDKILTIEIKRGWKEGTKITFPREGDESPNTIPADIVFVIKDKPHMHFRREGSDIVYPVKVSLRQSLCGCSVTVSTIDGKTCNMKITDVIKPGMKQTVVGQGLPLPKNPEQRGDLVVEFDVNFPENLPSNAKDVLKRHLPVS; encoded by the exons ATGGGGAAAGACTATTATAAAATCCTGGGGATAGTGAAAGGAGCGGCTGACGAGGACATTAAAAAGGCGTACAGAAAAcaggctctgaaatggcacccggACAAAAACAAAGCGGCCAACGCCGAGGAGAAATTTAAGGAGATCGCAGAGGCATATGAAGTCCTCAGTGATCCGAAGAAAAGGGAGATCTATGATCAGTATGGAGAAGAAG GTCTCAAAGGAGGTGGCGGCCCCGGCAACGGTCCAGACGGACAGGGCAGCAACTTCACCTCTTACACGTTCCACGGCGACCCCCACGCTACCTTCGCCACCTTCTTCGGCGGCGCCAACCCGTTCGAGATGTTCTTCGGCCGTAAGGCCAACGGACGCGGTCCAGGCGGCGGGGACGACGAGGACATGGAGGTGGACGGCAACGACCCGTTCGGTTCGTTCACCTCGTTTAACCTCAACGGGTTCCCTCGGGACCGCCACGTGGGGATTGGTGGGCAGCAGAGGAGGAAGCAGGACCCGGCCGTTCATCACGAGCTGCGGGTATCGCTGGAGGAAGTGTTTCATGGATGCACCAAGAGGATGAAGATCAGCAGGAAGAGGATGAACCCTGACGGACGGACCATGAGGACGGAGGATAAGATTCTCACCATAGAGATTAAGAGAGGGTGGAAGGAGGGGACCAAGATCACGTTCCCCAGAGAAGGAGACGAGTCACCCAATACCATCCCTGCTGATATCGTGTTCGTCATCAAGGACAAGCCCCACATGCACTTTAGAAGGGAGGGGTCGGACATCGTGTACCCGGTGAAAGTTAGTCTACGACAG tCGTTGTGCGGTTGCTCTGTGACGGTGTCTACGATAGACGGGAAGACGTGTAACATGAAGATCACGGATGTGATAAAGCCAGGCATGAAACAGACTGTAGTAGGACAGGGCCTCCCCTTACCCAAGAACCCCGAGCAGAGAGGTGACCTGGTGGTGGAGTTTGACGTCAACTTTCCAGAGAACCTCCCCAGCAACGCCAAGGATGTCCTGAAGAGGCATTTACCTGTATCCTAG